GGACGTGCGGACCTTCGGGAAGACGGGGATGAAGTCGCCGGCGAGTGTCGTCTGGGTGGTCCTGCGGGTCACCCTCACGCCTCCGCAATCAGGTCAGCCACCATGTCTTCCTGAAACACTCCTCCCGGAAAGAGATCCTGCGACGTGTAAAATGAGGTGTCCTTCTGGAGGACTGGTGCTTCCTGAACGAATACGCCGTTTATCCGAAGTTCGGTCAGTGCTTCGGCGGACGCCAGATCCTGCTCGATGTAGCGTGCTCCTCGTTCCGCCAGAAATTCCTTTAAAATCTCGCAATTTGGACAGAAATCAAGTGTATAAACAATAAACTGCGATGTATCTGGTATAATGACACCCCCGAATAGATGGATGATCATTCGTCGCTTGCCGTAAAAATGGTTCCCATTTTAGAGTAGAATGGGTCTCCGGTCGGAAGGCGGCGTTGTGTTTGTCCCCCCGCAGATCTGGTGCCGGTTCCTCTAAAATCCCCGGGACGCCGGAGATGAGCGATCAGCATTTGTAGGTGGATGCGAAAGATAGTACGATACTATGGTCAGGTCATTTGTCGCGATCGATCTCTCTGAAGAGGTCCGTCGGAAGATACGGGAGTCGCAGGACCTGCTCGAGAGATGCGATGCCCGGCTCAGCATCGTCGCTCCTGCCAATATCCATATCACCCTCAAATTCCTCGGAGAGATAGAGCCCTCCGCGATAGGGCCGATCCTCGAGGCGCTCGAATCCGTCCGCGGCGAGGCGTTCGAGGTGACGATCGGCCGTGCCGTCTGCAACCCGCCGTCACGGCCGCGGGTGATCTGGTGCGGTATAGAGGACACAGGTGGGTGTGCAGCCCTGAACCGCCAGATTGAAGCCCTCCTTGAGCCGCTTGGATTCGAGCGGGAACGGCGGGCGTTCACCCCTCATGCGACCCTTGCGCGAGTGAAG
This sequence is a window from Methanoculleus taiwanensis. Protein-coding genes within it:
- a CDS encoding glutaredoxin family protein; translated protein: MIIHLFGGVIIPDTSQFIVYTLDFCPNCEILKEFLAERGARYIEQDLASAEALTELRINGVFVQEAPVLQKDTSFYTSQDLFPGGVFQEDMVADLIAEA
- the thpR gene encoding RNA 2',3'-cyclic phosphodiesterase, with the protein product MVRSFVAIDLSEEVRRKIRESQDLLERCDARLSIVAPANIHITLKFLGEIEPSAIGPILEALESVRGEAFEVTIGRAVCNPPSRPRVIWCGIEDTGGCAALNRQIEALLEPLGFERERRAFTPHATLARVKRFDPSLLRQVESLPEIPIGSCEVRSIKLKKSTLTPRGSLYEDLGEVLL